aattattttgttagtcttcaaagtgctactttactgcttttttgttttaaatcctaCAGTTTTGCTTTACAATTATCCATCAATTTATATTTGAGCCCAACACAAGTTATTAGCTGGGGAGGACTAACCTCTGCATATCTCTACTTCACTAAGAAAAAAGGATGACCTAATAAGTCCTCCTTGTGCACAGAAAGACAAATTAATATTTGGAGGATTTTTTCATAAGGCAGAGTCATAGAACAGTgcaactagaagggacctcaacaggtcattgATTCAAGTTCGCTGCCCTCTCATCAGAACCAAGCACCCTGTTGACCATCGCTAACAGATGCCTAtcaaacttgctcttaaatatctccagtaatggaaatTCTACAAGCTCCAAAGATAGtttcttccagtgtttaacccctcTGACAGTTACGAACCCTTTTTTCCTgctgtccagcctaaaccttccttgctacagttgaagcccattgctccttgacctgtcctcagaggccaaggtgaACAATGTTTCTCCCTCATccatgtaaccctctttgaggtacttcaAAGCCACtaacatgtcccctctaagtcttctcttttccaaactaaacaagcccagttctttcagtcttccctcatagtttgcgctctctagacctttcatcattcttgttgcttttctctggaccttctccaatttctccacatatttcttgaaatgtgggtcccagaactggacactatactccaACTGAGACTTAATCAGCATTGAGTAGAACTTGCTCTCAACAGTCCTGTTCATGCATCCaagaatcatgttttcttttttttctttgcaacagcatcacactgttgactgatatttagcttgCAAGTCTACTCTTCATTCTCTGATGTCACCATCTGTGTGAAAAGCTGCTCTTCTTGAGAATGTTTCTCAAAGCTCcgttcacctctttgttcctcagcgTGTATATGATGGGGTTGAGCACTGGCGAGACAATTTTATTCAAGAGAGAAATGAGTAGGTCACTCTCTGTGGTGGAGCCAGATTTAGGTATCAGGTATGTGATCAGGGCTGTTCCATAGAACAAAATCACTACGGTGAGGTGGGATGAGCAGGTGGAAAAGACTTTATGCCGGCCCTCTGTCGATGGCATCTTGAAGATGGTGGAGATAATACagatgtaggacaggagtatcaataAGAAAGGGTTCATGATAAACAGCACTGACAAAATGAAGACTGAAATTTGTATCTGAGACGTGTCTGTGCATACCATCCTCATGACTGGAGGGAGATCACAGGAGAAGTGTTGGATGAGGTTGGAACCACAGaaaggcaggctgaagatccacgTGGTGACAGCTACTACCACCGAGATGCCGATCAACCATGAAGCCCCTGTGAGGTATGCACTTACGCGgctgctcatgatggttgtgtagtgcaggggatggcagatggccacgtagcggtcataggccatggcaGCAAGTAGGCAGCACTCTGTGACGCCCATGATGTCGATGAAGTACACCTGTGCTGCACAGCCAGCAATGGAGATGGTTTTTTCCTCCACCAAGAGATGAACCAGCAGCTGAGGAACCATGCTTGTTGTGAAGCAGATTTCCAGGAAAGagaggttcaccaggaagaaatacattgGGGTGTGGAGAGAGGGGCTTAGTGTTATAAGCAAGATAACCaaaaggttccccatcagggtggcTAAGTAGATGACCAGAAGGAACAGAAAGAGTAGGATTTGAAGTTTGTTAAGGTACGAAAATCCCACTAAGATGAGGATATCAGACATGGTCTCATTCCCATTAGTGGCTCTTGCAGAATGGGTCATctgtaggggtgacaaaaagaGATTCTTTCTTCAGTCTAACACAAATATTCCCATTGTCTTTGCAACACACATAAGTGAGAGCTGCTCCCATTA
The window above is part of the Carettochelys insculpta isolate YL-2023 chromosome 32, ASM3395843v1, whole genome shotgun sequence genome. Proteins encoded here:
- the LOC142004889 gene encoding olfactory receptor 10A4-like → MTHSARATNGNETMSDILILVGFSYLNKLQILLFLFLLVIYLATLMGNLLVILLITLSPSLHTPMYFFLVNLSFLEICFTTSMVPQLLVHLLVEEKTISIAGCAAQVYFIDIMGVTECCLLAAMAYDRYVAICHPLHYTTIMSSRVSAYLTGASWLIGISVVVAVTTWIFSLPFCGSNLIQHFSCDLPPVMRMVCTDTSQIQISVFILSVLFIMNPFLLILLSYICIISTIFKMPSTEGRHKVFSTCSSHLTVVILFYGTALITYLIPKSGSTTESDLLISLLNKIVSPVLNPIIYTLRNKEVNGALRNILKKSSFSHRW